Proteins found in one Synechococcus sp. LA31 genomic segment:
- a CDS encoding DUF2555 domain-containing protein encodes MTEPATITPELLASLDEAALAELARRLEDDDYPTPFAGLRDWHLLRAVAIHRPELARPYVHLVDQEPFDED; translated from the coding sequence ATGACCGAGCCCGCCACGATCACGCCTGAACTGCTGGCCTCGCTGGATGAGGCTGCCCTAGCCGAGCTGGCCCGTCGTCTCGAAGATGACGACTACCCCACCCCGTTTGCGGGGCTTCGCGATTGGCATCTGTTGCGCGCTGTGGCCATTCATCGCCCCGAGTTGGCCAGGCCCTACGTGCACCTGGTGGATCAGGAACCCTTTGATGAAGACTGA
- a CDS encoding PCP reductase family protein has protein sequence MNWSADAEAKLKEIPFFVRPAVRKRIETLAKEAGHHCIELAFYEQAKAQFGQK, from the coding sequence ATGAACTGGAGCGCAGACGCCGAAGCCAAATTGAAGGAGATTCCTTTCTTCGTGCGCCCAGCCGTGCGCAAGCGCATCGAAACCCTGGCCAAGGAGGCGGGCCACCACTGCATCGAGCTCGCCTTTTATGAACAAGCCAAAGCCCAATTTGGCCAGAAGTAA
- a CDS encoding DUF565 domain-containing protein, with protein MNSSRPLQRTRLQQSLGGAWPRLEQWSTNPWRRLSLLLIVLLSTFFIGNAVSTIIGARAFLDPPAALICVAMIELAVRARRPLLRRSGDRLGLQLLDMSRIGFCYGLLLEGFKLL; from the coding sequence TTGAACAGCTCCCGCCCACTGCAGCGCACCCGCCTTCAGCAGAGCCTGGGCGGTGCCTGGCCGCGGCTTGAGCAATGGTCCACCAACCCCTGGCGCCGACTGTCACTCCTGCTGATCGTGCTTTTGAGCACGTTTTTCATCGGCAATGCTGTGAGCACGATCATCGGGGCACGGGCTTTTCTTGATCCGCCCGCCGCTCTGATCTGCGTGGCGATGATCGAGCTGGCGGTCCGAGCGCGCCGCCCCTTGCTGCGCCGAAGCGGCGACCGCCTGGGGTTGCAACTGCTCGACATGAGCCGTATCGGCTTCTGCTACGGACTGCTACTCGAGGGTTTCAAGCTGCTCTGA
- a CDS encoding aspartate carbamoyltransferase catalytic subunit — MSDWTHRHVLDLSAFSLDDFATVLELAQRFRVMPTSGARKLPALQGRLVTTLFFEPSTRTRSSFELAAKRLSADVQSFSPSSSSLSKGESLLDTVRTYVAMGADLLVVRHRCTGVPAALARDLDASGERVAVLNGGDGLHSHPSQGLLDLFTLARHFSPDAPTPEALRGRRIVIVGDILHSRVARSNLWALTACGAEVVLCGPATLLPETFAQFADAPPPGQAVDPVVQRGSIRVERDLDQALAGADAVMTLRLQQERMNQHLLTSLESYHRAYGLTHARLSGCSPDVPVLHPGPVNRGVEMSGALLDDPQRSLVEQQVTNGIAVRMALLYLMAAS; from the coding sequence TTGAGCGACTGGACCCATCGCCATGTGCTGGATCTGTCGGCCTTCTCGCTCGATGATTTCGCCACGGTGCTCGAGCTGGCTCAGCGCTTCCGCGTGATGCCGACGTCCGGTGCGCGCAAGCTACCGGCCTTGCAGGGCCGGCTTGTGACCACCTTGTTCTTTGAGCCCAGCACCCGCACGCGCAGCAGCTTTGAGCTCGCTGCCAAGCGTCTCTCGGCTGACGTGCAGAGCTTCTCACCGTCCTCCAGTTCGTTAAGCAAGGGCGAAAGCTTGCTCGACACGGTGCGCACCTACGTGGCCATGGGTGCGGATCTGCTGGTGGTGCGGCATCGCTGCACGGGCGTGCCTGCAGCTCTAGCGCGTGATCTCGATGCCAGTGGCGAGCGGGTTGCAGTGCTCAATGGTGGCGATGGCCTGCACAGCCATCCCAGCCAGGGCCTTCTCGATCTGTTCACCCTGGCGCGCCATTTCAGCCCGGATGCCCCCACCCCGGAGGCGTTGCGCGGGCGCCGCATCGTGATCGTGGGCGACATCCTCCATTCTCGTGTGGCACGCTCCAACCTCTGGGCCCTCACCGCCTGCGGAGCCGAGGTGGTTTTGTGTGGGCCCGCCACGCTCCTGCCGGAGACGTTCGCGCAGTTCGCTGATGCTCCACCCCCAGGGCAGGCCGTGGATCCAGTGGTTCAGCGTGGCTCGATCCGGGTGGAGCGCGATCTGGATCAAGCCTTGGCTGGTGCTGATGCAGTGATGACCCTGCGGCTGCAGCAGGAGCGCATGAACCAGCATCTGCTCACCAGCCTGGAGAGCTACCACCGCGCCTATGGCCTCACCCATGCACGCCTCAGCGGCTGCTCTCCCGATGTGCCAGTGCTTCACCCAGGTCCGGTGAACCGTGGCGTGGAGATGAGCGGCGCCCTGCTTGACGATCCTCAGCGCTCCTTGGTGGAGCAGCAGGTCACTAACGGCATCGCGGTTCGGATGGCATTGCTGTATCTGATGGCAGCCAGTTGA